ATGGGGTGTCTGATGAATATCCAGGGGTATCTCAACCGCCATAATTATCCGGTCAAGGTGATGCACATTGCCCAGCTTCTGGCCGGGGAGAAAGGAGATGCTGCATGAGTGATGAAATTTTAACGGATAAATATGTTGAAAATGCAGTCAAGGCCATCAATGACAATTTTTTGCCCCAGGCGATGGAAAAAATGCAGTCCGGCCTGGCCAAAGCCACCCAGGCTTCTTACCAGAACCTGGAAGAGGGACCGGAACTGCGCATGAAAGCCCATGATATCCGGGAAAAAACTATCAATAATCTGGATGTGGTTCTCACCCAGCTGGCTGCCAAGGTGCGGGAAAACGGCGGCAAGGTCTACTTTGCCAAGACCGCCGAACAGGCCGTAAAGTATACCCTGGATGTGGCCAAACAACACAATGTCAAACAGGTGGTGAAAGGTAAATCCATGGTCTCCGAGGAGATCAGCCTTAACCCGGCCCTGGAGGCCCTGGGCATTGAGGTCAATGAGACCGACCTTGGCGAGTACATCATCCAGCTGGCAGGAGAAAAACCCTCCCACATTATTGCCCCTGCCATTCATAAAACAAGGGAGCAGGTGGGCCGGCTTTTTTCTGAAAAACTGGGTGTTCCCTATACGGATGATCCCCCGACACTTACCCGGATCGCTAGAAAGGCCCTGCGCGACAAGTTCCTCCAGGCGGACATGGGCATCTCCGGCTGCAACCTTGCCTGTGCGGAAACCGGCCATATGACGGTGGTCTCCAACGAAGGTAATATCCGCATGGCCACCACTCTGCCCAAGGTTCATGTGGCCATCATGGGCATGGAGCGGGTGGTGCCCAACCTGGAAGACCACGATATCCTTTTCCGGCTGCTCTCCCGGGGTGCCGCGGCCCAGAAGCTGGGCGGCTGTGTTTCCTATATTGGCGGCCCGGGCGGCCCTGATTTTCCTGACGGCCCCCAGGAGTTTCACCTGGTGATTCTGGACAACGGCAGAAGCCGGATTCTGGCGGACCCTAAATTCCGTGAGATTCTGTGCTGTATCCGCTGTTCTGCCTGTCTGAACGCCTGTCCCGTGTACGGCAAAATTGGCGGTCATGCCTATGGTGCCACCTATTGCGGTCCCATCGGTGCCGTGCTTACCCCCCTGATGGTGGGTATGAACAAGGCCAAGGAC
This window of the uncultured Desulfobacter sp. genome carries:
- a CDS encoding LutB/LldF family L-lactate oxidation iron-sulfur protein → MSDEILTDKYVENAVKAINDNFLPQAMEKMQSGLAKATQASYQNLEEGPELRMKAHDIREKTINNLDVVLTQLAAKVRENGGKVYFAKTAEQAVKYTLDVAKQHNVKQVVKGKSMVSEEISLNPALEALGIEVNETDLGEYIIQLAGEKPSHIIAPAIHKTREQVGRLFSEKLGVPYTDDPPTLTRIARKALRDKFLQADMGISGCNLACAETGHMTVVSNEGNIRMATTLPKVHVAIMGMERVVPNLEDHDILFRLLSRGAAAQKLGGCVSYIGGPGGPDFPDGPQEFHLVILDNGRSRILADPKFREILCCIRCSACLNACPVYGKIGGHAYGATYCGPIGAVLTPLMVGMNKAKDLCLGETLCGACQQACSVNINLPRMLLELRYRLAYGDDDWQTKQVNPLEKTLHQAWAFLAGHPALYRAFLKAGAVGQKIFPRSRGMIRTMSGPGAGWTRDRDIKPLADTPFRERFETLSTKKSDRG